A window of the Paenibacillus thermoaerophilus genome harbors these coding sequences:
- the yabG gene encoding sporulation peptidase YabG: MRSGDLVTRRSYGGDIVFRIEQLRDSRAILKGVDYRLLADAPLADLEPCREDMRRAAPEPEFRRWEMRTRPETPKPVVQPVYYEVPGRILHLDGDPNYLRKSMKVYKELGVPAEGYFVQEALMPQALAQLLPQSRPDIVVITGHDGLLKNRMPEDVFDIGNYKNSRHFVTAVKVARQFERNLDTLVIVAGACQSHFEALMDAGANYASSPGRVLIHALDPVAMAVRTALTPVRDSVNLHEAISRTVCGINGMGGVETRGSFRVGLPKVPVHSAGWAHYIPLSGQGTAMPGQTVTFARGFAGGDRGRR; the protein is encoded by the coding sequence ATGAGGTCTGGCGACCTGGTCACGCGCCGATCCTATGGAGGCGATATCGTCTTTCGGATCGAACAGCTCCGGGATTCCCGTGCGATACTCAAAGGTGTGGATTATCGTCTGCTGGCGGATGCGCCCCTGGCGGATTTGGAGCCCTGCCGCGAAGACATGAGGCGGGCGGCGCCGGAGCCGGAGTTCCGCCGGTGGGAAATGAGAACGCGGCCCGAGACGCCGAAGCCGGTTGTTCAACCGGTGTATTATGAGGTGCCCGGCCGCATTCTTCATCTGGACGGAGACCCGAACTACCTGCGAAAAAGCATGAAAGTATACAAAGAGCTGGGTGTGCCCGCGGAAGGTTATTTTGTCCAGGAGGCTTTGATGCCGCAGGCTCTTGCCCAGTTGCTCCCCCAATCGCGCCCCGATATCGTCGTCATCACCGGGCATGACGGATTGCTGAAAAACCGGATGCCGGAAGATGTGTTCGATATCGGCAATTACAAAAACTCCCGCCATTTCGTGACGGCCGTGAAAGTGGCCCGGCAATTCGAACGCAATCTCGACACGCTTGTCATCGTCGCAGGCGCGTGCCAATCCCACTTCGAGGCGTTGATGGACGCGGGGGCGAATTACGCCAGCTCGCCCGGCCGCGTGCTGATTCACGCCCTCGATCCGGTTGCGATGGCCGTACGGACCGCCCTGACGCCGGTGCGCGATTCGGTGAATCTGCATGAGGCGATCAGCCGGACCGTTTGCGGGATCAACGGGATGGGCGGCGTGGAGACTCGCGGAAGCTTTCGCGTGGGATTGCCCAAGGTGCCGGTCCATTCGGCCGGATGGGCGCACTACATTCCGCTCTCGGGCCAAGGTACGGCCATGCCGGGACAGACCGTCACATTCGCCCGCGGCTTCGCGGGCGGGGACAGGGGCCGCCGTTAG
- the rsmA gene encoding 16S rRNA (adenine(1518)-N(6)/adenine(1519)-N(6))-dimethyltransferase RsmA, translated as MAQDIAAPSRTHGILKKYGLSAKKSLGQNFLTDLNILRKIAEAAELGPEDGALEIGPGLGALTEHLARKAGRVAAVELDDRLLPVLRETLAPYPQVRVIHGDVLKLDLARLWEECFADCHSVSVAANLPYYITTPILMKLIESGLPFRHIVVMIQKEVADRIAARPGSKDYGSLSVAIQFYCETETVTRVPPSVFVPQPNVESAVIRLTRRAEPAVRVSDEAWFFRVVQASFAQRRKTLANNLLGVFMPKGERARLEALLAEVGIAPGRRGETLSMDEFARLSERLKAEAEGRAD; from the coding sequence ATGGCGCAAGATATCGCGGCACCGTCGCGAACGCACGGCATATTGAAGAAGTACGGGCTGTCTGCGAAAAAAAGTCTCGGCCAAAATTTCCTGACCGACTTGAACATCCTGAGGAAGATCGCGGAAGCCGCCGAGCTGGGGCCCGAGGACGGAGCGCTTGAGATCGGCCCGGGCTTGGGGGCGTTGACCGAACATCTGGCGCGCAAGGCGGGGCGCGTGGCGGCGGTCGAGCTGGACGACCGTCTCCTGCCCGTGCTGCGGGAGACGCTGGCTCCCTATCCCCAGGTGCGCGTCATTCACGGCGATGTGCTCAAGCTGGATCTGGCGCGGCTGTGGGAGGAATGCTTCGCCGATTGCCACTCCGTCAGCGTGGCGGCGAACTTGCCGTATTACATCACGACGCCGATTCTGATGAAGCTGATCGAGTCGGGCTTGCCGTTCCGGCATATCGTCGTCATGATCCAGAAGGAAGTCGCCGACCGGATCGCGGCCCGTCCCGGCAGCAAAGATTACGGAAGCTTGAGCGTGGCCATTCAGTTCTACTGCGAGACGGAGACGGTGACCCGCGTGCCTCCTAGCGTATTCGTGCCGCAGCCGAACGTGGAGTCCGCGGTGATCCGGCTGACGCGCAGGGCCGAACCGGCCGTCCGGGTCTCTGACGAGGCCTGGTTTTTCCGGGTGGTGCAGGCGTCTTTCGCGCAGCGGCGCAAGACGCTGGCGAACAACCTGCTCGGCGTATTTATGCCGAAGGGAGAGCGCGCCCGGCTGGAGGCGCTGCTCGCAGAGGTCGGCATCGCCCCGGGTCGTCGCGGGGAGACGCTGTCCATGGACGAGTTCGCGCGGCTCTCGGAGCGCCTCAAGGCTGAAGCGGAGGGTCGAGCGGACTGA
- a CDS encoding small, acid-soluble spore protein, alpha/beta type: protein MGRRRGMMSEQFKYELAKDLGFYQTVQREGWGAIRAKDAGNMVKRAIELAERHLAGQNRPPR, encoded by the coding sequence ATGGGCCGCCGCAGAGGCATGATGTCCGAGCAGTTTAAATACGAACTGGCCAAAGATCTGGGATTTTATCAAACCGTGCAGCGGGAAGGCTGGGGCGCCATTCGCGCCAAAGACGCCGGCAATATGGTAAAACGAGCGATCGAACTGGCGGAGCGGCATTTGGCGGGACAGAACCGGCCGCCGCGTTGA
- the veg gene encoding biofilm formation stimulator Veg, translating into MARNALMDIKRSLEAHVGEKIMLRADGGRRKTIERTGVLEETYPSVFIVKLDEEQNAFKRVSYSYADVLTDSVQVTICKEQGNFRITHA; encoded by the coding sequence ATGGCGAGAAACGCGCTCATGGATATCAAACGCAGTCTGGAAGCACATGTCGGAGAGAAGATCATGTTGCGGGCTGACGGCGGTCGGCGCAAGACGATCGAACGCACCGGCGTTCTTGAGGAAACCTACCCTTCCGTCTTCATCGTCAAGCTGGACGAGGAACAGAACGCGTTCAAGCGCGTCTCCTACAGCTATGCCGACGTGCTCACCGATTCCGTACAAGTAACGATCTGCAAAGAGCAGGGGAATTTCCGGATTACCCATGCGTAA
- the rnmV gene encoding ribonuclease M5 produces the protein MIREVIVVEGKSDTAAVRRAVQADTIETNGSAVDESVLKRIELAHARRGVIVLTDPDHAGERIRKIVAARVPGCKHAFLSQEEALRGEDVGVENASPETIRRALANLRTEVPGAEPQIFWSDILRAGLTGRADSASRRWEAGLALGIGYCNAKQFLKRCVMFQITRDEFAAAIAGLNGGKASENGEV, from the coding sequence TTGATTCGCGAAGTTATCGTAGTGGAAGGCAAAAGCGACACGGCGGCGGTCCGGCGCGCCGTTCAGGCAGACACGATCGAGACCAACGGCTCGGCCGTCGACGAGTCCGTGCTGAAGCGGATCGAGCTCGCGCATGCCCGCAGGGGCGTTATCGTGCTGACCGATCCCGATCATGCCGGCGAGCGCATACGCAAGATCGTGGCGGCCCGGGTGCCGGGCTGCAAGCATGCGTTCCTCAGTCAGGAAGAGGCGTTGAGAGGCGAGGATGTCGGGGTCGAGAACGCATCGCCCGAAACGATCCGGCGGGCGCTTGCGAACTTGAGGACGGAAGTGCCCGGAGCGGAGCCCCAAATCTTTTGGAGCGACATCCTGCGGGCCGGCCTGACGGGCCGCGCCGATTCCGCGTCGCGCAGATGGGAGGCAGGCTTGGCGCTGGGGATCGGGTATTGCAACGCCAAGCAATTTTTGAAGCGCTGCGTCATGTTCCAGATTACGCGCGATGAATTTGCGGCGGCCATAGCCGGTCTGAACGGCGGCAAGGCCTCCGAGAACGGAGAGGTGTAG
- a CDS encoding 3D domain-containing protein, with protein sequence MRLTVITAAAALLASLLFATLLYGASMKAVTVIVNGEEQQVETRASSVSELLASLGVAASETDRISVPLTAEIKNGDTIEVKHATPIRLIADGEQSTAYTVGKTVSEALADLQVSLGPEDRVEPDLNANITQNEEIRVIRVTKETEEVKEEIPFGTVRKNDGSLPKGKEKIVQNGKEGELVRTVQKVYEDGVLVDELVLAEEKTDPVHQVVAVGTKKPVAALNANSPEVAVVNKNGVTFAYKQVLTNVTLTAYSNDDASTSGGKWNGITASGTKTVEGRTIAVDPNVIPIGWWVYIEGIGFRRAEDTGGAIKGNKIDVFFDSSEYAKKFGIKRGYKVYIIGKEKPAID encoded by the coding sequence GTGCGTTTGACGGTCATAACGGCCGCGGCCGCGCTACTGGCGTCGCTTCTGTTTGCGACTCTCCTGTATGGCGCGTCGATGAAAGCCGTAACGGTGATTGTCAACGGTGAAGAGCAGCAAGTAGAGACACGCGCATCCAGCGTGTCGGAGTTGCTCGCCAGCCTGGGCGTCGCGGCCAGCGAGACGGACCGGATCTCGGTGCCGCTCACGGCGGAAATCAAAAACGGCGACACCATCGAGGTCAAGCACGCGACTCCGATCCGGCTGATTGCGGACGGGGAACAATCGACGGCGTATACGGTCGGCAAGACCGTCTCCGAAGCGCTCGCGGACCTTCAAGTTTCGTTGGGGCCTGAAGACCGGGTTGAGCCGGACCTGAACGCGAATATTACCCAGAACGAAGAAATTCGCGTCATCCGCGTGACCAAAGAAACGGAAGAAGTGAAAGAGGAGATTCCGTTCGGAACGGTCCGCAAAAACGACGGCAGCTTGCCGAAGGGCAAGGAAAAAATCGTACAAAACGGCAAAGAAGGCGAATTGGTCAGAACCGTCCAGAAGGTGTACGAAGACGGGGTACTGGTCGATGAGCTGGTGCTGGCGGAAGAGAAAACGGACCCGGTGCATCAAGTGGTGGCCGTCGGTACGAAAAAGCCGGTAGCGGCGCTGAACGCCAATTCTCCCGAGGTGGCGGTTGTCAACAAAAACGGAGTTACGTTCGCCTACAAGCAGGTGCTGACGAACGTGACGCTGACCGCTTATTCCAACGACGACGCTTCGACGTCCGGCGGCAAATGGAACGGCATCACCGCGTCGGGCACGAAGACGGTGGAAGGGCGCACGATCGCGGTCGATCCGAATGTCATTCCCATCGGCTGGTGGGTCTATATCGAAGGCATCGGCTTCCGCCGGGCCGAAGATACGGGCGGCGCGATCAAGGGCAACAAGATCGACGTTTTCTTCGACAGCTCTGAGTACGCGAAGAAATTCGGGATAAAACGGGGCTATAAAGTATACATTATCGGAAAAGAGAAGCCGGCGATCGACTGA
- a CDS encoding TatD family hydrolase produces MLFDTHAHVNAAAFDPDRDEVLWRAREAGVGLMVNIGFNRETIPTSLELTERYDFIYTAVGWHPTDAVNMTADDLDWIESLCAREKVVAIGEIGLDYYWDTSPKDVQHRVFREQIRLARKLGKPIVIHNRDAHQDVVRILREERADEVGGVMHCFSGSWETARACLDLGFYISFGGPVTFKNAKQPKEVLARVPLDRLLIETDCPYLTPHPHRGKRNEPSYVRLVAEAAAEIRGLTLEEIAEVTTSNGKRLFGIR; encoded by the coding sequence ATGCTGTTCGATACGCACGCCCATGTCAACGCGGCGGCCTTCGACCCGGACCGGGACGAAGTGCTGTGGAGAGCCCGCGAAGCGGGAGTGGGCCTGATGGTCAATATCGGCTTCAACCGCGAGACGATTCCCACCTCGCTGGAGCTGACGGAGCGGTACGACTTTATTTATACGGCCGTCGGCTGGCATCCGACCGACGCGGTCAACATGACGGCCGACGACCTCGACTGGATCGAGTCGCTTTGCGCCCGGGAGAAGGTGGTGGCCATCGGTGAGATCGGCCTCGACTACTATTGGGACACTTCGCCGAAGGATGTGCAGCACCGCGTATTCCGCGAGCAGATCCGCCTGGCGCGGAAGCTCGGCAAGCCGATCGTCATCCATAACCGCGACGCGCATCAGGATGTCGTCCGGATTTTGCGGGAAGAGCGCGCGGATGAAGTCGGCGGGGTCATGCACTGCTTCTCCGGCAGTTGGGAGACGGCCCGCGCTTGTCTGGACCTCGGGTTTTACATCTCGTTCGGCGGCCCCGTTACGTTCAAGAACGCCAAACAGCCCAAGGAAGTGCTGGCCCGGGTGCCGCTCGACCGGCTGCTGATCGAGACGGACTGCCCGTACCTGACGCCGCATCCCCATCGGGGCAAGCGCAACGAGCCGTCCTACGTGCGGCTAGTGGCGGAGGCGGCCGCCGAAATTCGCGGTTTGACGCTGGAAGAAATCGCGGAAGTCACGACGTCGAACGGGAAACGGTTGTTCGGAATCCGTTGA